Within the Pseudomonas mendocina genome, the region TGGCGCAGCGGTGGATCGAGCGCTGCGTGCAGGAGTGGGCCAGTGGCGCTGCGGCCAACTTCATCATCACCGAGTCCGGCAGCGGCCTGTTGGTCGGCAGCATTGCGCTGAAGGATATCGGCCGTGGCGAGGCCGAGGTGGGCTACTGGATCGGCGTACCTTACTGGAGTCGTGGCTACGCCAGCGAGGCCTGCAATGCGCTGGTTGATTTCGCCTTCCGCCAGCTACGCTTGCGCCGTCTGCACGCCAGCCATCTGGCTCGCAATCCGCAGTCCGGGCGCGTGCTGTTCAAGGCCGGTTTTCGCCACCTCGGCCTGGGGCGCAGCGCGTGTGGCGCCCAGGGCAAGGTCGAGCCGGTCGAGTTGTACGAGCGCGTTTCCGGCGAGTGATCATCGGGCGCGTCAACGCACCCGGTCACGGCTCTGCACCGCCAGGTCCAGCGCCTTCTGCATATCCAGTCGTGCCGAGCGGCCAACGTCCTTGTCGCTCAGTTCGTAGTTGCGCTCGGATGGCAGGATGGGCGCGGTCAGGTCTTCGGCGTCCATCGGTTCGAAATCGTACTCGCCGCCGATGGTCATGGCGCTACGCCTTAGCAGCATGCGCACCTGTTCCGGTTGCAGATCCGGGTTGATCGATAGCATCGCCGCGACCACGCCGGTCACCAGCGGCGTGGCGTAGGAGGTGCCGCAATGCACGTCGCCGGTGACGTCGACTTCATGGGTCGAGGCCTGGGCACAGGCGGCCGCGGTGATGTCGACGCGCATGTCGACGTTCGACGAGTTACGTTTGACCACGTAGCTCGGGTCATCGATTTCAACTTCGTCCTTCTTGCTGCGCTGGTGCCCACCGACTACCAGCAGTTGTTCGGTGATGAAGGAGGAGGGCAGACGGTACTCGTCTCTGCCTGAGTAGGAGGAACCGTTGCCGGCGGAGTTGATCACCAGCACGTCCGGGTGTTCTTCGCGCAGCCACAGGAAGAATTCCTCCAGCAACTCTTCGTAGCCACTCATGGCGATGCCCGAACGCACCAGCGAGTCGATCTCGTCACCTTCGACGTTGCGCGTACCGACGCGGTGAATACCCCAACTCCAGTTGAGGACGCGCACGCCGTCTTCCACCAGATTGACCGACGCGGCGATATTGGCCGTGATGCCAGCATCCGAATTGCGCTCGACGATGACGTCGAAGCCGTTACTGGCCTTGTCCATCCCGCGCAGGAAACCGGTGTTGCCACCCTTGTCCCAGTGCGCTGCCAGAATGCCGGCCACGGTGCTGCCGTGATTGTCCGGCTTGTCGGCATCGCGCGCATACACGCAGGTACGCGGCTTGCCATCCGGGCAGGCGCCCAGATAGTCGGCAAAATCAGGTGCGTCGAAGTCGACGTTGCGTTCGATCACGCCCACACGGATCCGCTCGGCCTCGATCGGCGAGTCTCCCGCGGGAATGCGCCGTTGGTAGTAGTTCACCGCATCCATGAAGCGATTGGCTGCCCATTCCTCGGAGTTCTTCTCCGGTTTGCGCGCCGGCTTGCGTGCGGCTTCGCTCTCTTCGCCACGTTCGGGCGCGCTTTCCTCCACGACCACCGCGTCGACGCTGGTTTCGTTGCCGATGCGCAGTACCAGCGCATCGCGCTCGGTAAGATCTTTCACCGGCAGGCGCAGTTGATAGACGTTCAAGGGCGGGATGGCACCGACCACTTTGGCGTCGTATTTCTTCGCCAAGCGCCTGGCCTCATCGAGGCCGTCGTGGCTTTCCTCGATCAGCAGGCTGACCAGATCGACGTAGGTGGTCAGGCCGTCCATGTTCTTCGCCACTTCATCCGGGCCGGCCGCGAGCACATGGCTGCGATGCAGGGACAGCCATACCGGGTTGCTCGCGCGCGCGCCGTCTTCCAGCCACAGTGGCGCGCTCCGGTGTTCGTTGCTGTTGAGCTGCAGGCGCAGGGTGTCGCCGCTGCGTTGCACCGCCGCGGCGAGCAGGGTGTCCTCGCCGAGCCGCAGTTTGGGTAGCGCTTCGCCAAGGCCGCGTACCTGCAGGCACCATTCCTGCTTCTCGCCGGCAAGCAGATCGCCACAGCGCTGCAGGCTCTGGATGCGCAAGGCGTCCTGCGCATTGGCAAGCGGGCAGAGCACAGCCATGACGAGAGCGGACAGAACAACGCGGTTGGGCAGCATGAGTGGGGCCTTCGTGGCGAGTGTTGTGCTTTTCCGACTTTGTTTGGCTGGCTTCGTTCAGCTCGGTTTTGCGCTGGCGGTCGCTATGAATCCATGTGGCAGGCGCACGGTCATGTGTGTTTTTGGTTATAGTATTACGTTTCAATAACCTCCCTCTCGAAGCCTTACATGCCCTCCAATCGTCTGCTTTCGATCGATGCCCTGCGCGGCTTGGTCATTCTCTTCATGCTGCTCGATCACGTTCGCGAAACCTTCTACCTGCATCAGCAGGTCGGCGACCCCATGGACGTGACGGCCACGGAGCCGGCGCTGTTCTTCAGCCGCACCCTGGCGCATCTGTGCGCGCCGGTGTTCATCCTGCTCACCGGGCTTTCGGCCTTTCTCTACGGGGAAAAGCAGATGAGCCGCGCGGCCACCAGCGCCTTTCTGTTCAAGCGCGGGCTGTTTCTCGTGCTGCTGGAATTCACCCTGGTCAACTTCGCCTGGACCTTCCAGTTCCCGCCCACGGTGATCTACCTGCAGGTGATCTGGGCCATTGGCCTGAGCATGCTGGCGCTGTCGCTGCTGCTATGGCTGCCGCGTGCCTGGCTGGCCGTGCTGGGCCTGACGCTGGTGGCTGGGCACAACCTGCTCGACGGGCTGCACTTCGGTGTGGAGTCGGCCATGCACATACCCTGGGCGGTGCTGCATGATCGTGGCTGGCTCGAATTTTCCGACTCGCTGCGCCTGCGTACTTCCTACCCGGTGCTGCCGTGGATCGGTGTGATTGCGCTGGGCTACGTGATCGGCCCCTGGTTCCGCAGCTCGCGCGACCCTCGGCAGCGTCTGCAATGGCTGCAGCTGTCCGGGCTCGGCGCGCTGGCGTTGTTCGTGGTACTGCGCCTGGTCAACGGCTATGGCGAGAAACCCTGGACGGTCGGGGCGAGCGGGCTGCAGACACTGATGAGCCTGCTCAACATCACCAAATATCCGCCGTCGCTGTTGTTCCTGGCGCTGACGCTGGGCGTCGGCCTGCTATTGCTGGCTGCTTTCGAGCGCCGCAATGAGGGGCGAATGGTGTGCACGCTGGCGGTGTTCGGCAGTGCGCCGATGTTCTTCTATCTGTTGCACCTGTATGTGCTGAAGCTGCTCTACATCGCCGCGTTCGCCATCTGGGGCGCAAACCAGGGGCATTATTTCGGCTTCGCCTCGATGGTCTGGGTCTGGGCCGCGACAGTGGTGCTGGCCGTGTTGCTGTTCCCGCCAACGCAATGGTTCGCGAGGCTCAAGGCGCAGCGTCGCGACATTCGCTGGCTGAAGTACTTCTGATCAGCAAATAGAAAAGGCCAGGGTTCCCTGGCCTTTTCATTCGAGCTGCTGGTGCGTGTTGCTATAGCTTCATGTTCACCGACAGATAGGCCGAGCGGCCCGGTGCTGGGGAGAACATCGGCTGGTCGTCACCGCCCCAGAAGAAGTTGTCGAACCACACGTACTCATACTCGCGATCGGTCAGGTTCTTCAGCTGCAGGTCGAGGCTGGTCGTTGCGGAGACCTGATAGCGTACGTTGGCATCAAGCACCGCGAAGCCGCCGTACTTGCCCTGTTCGTTGAGCGTGTCGATGTAGTAGTCGCCCTGGGCGCGGGCTTGCAGGCCGAATCGCCAGGCGTCGTTTAACTGGTAATCGACGCCGGCATTGCTGATGTAGCGCGGGGTGGAGATCACTTCGTTACCTGCCAGGGAGCGACCACCGTCGGTGAAGGCGCTGCGTACCTTGGCTTGCTGGATGGCGTGCGAGCCCCATACCGTCCATTGCGGGTTGAGTTGCGCGGTAATCTGCATGTCGACACCGCGGCGGCGGGTTTCGCCGAGGCCGACCGTGGTACCGGTCGCGGGCATGTTGGACACCTCGTCGGTGGCGTCCTGCTGCCATACGGCGATACGCGCCTCGGAGCCGGCGAAGGGCTTGAACTTCACGCCCACTTCCTTGCCGGTGTTGATCGAGGGCTTGTACGCAGCCTGGCCGGTGGTCACGTATGCCGGGCCTTCCGAACCGGTGAGAATCTGGAAGGTACGGCCCCAGTTGGCATATACGTTCGTGTCCGGGGTGATGCTGTACACCACGCTGAGCTTGGGTTGCTCGATCCAGCCGTAGTCCTGCAGCTTGGCTTTCTCACCGCTCATCAACTCGGTGTTGCCGGAAAACTTGTCCACCCGGTAGGCCGGGATGATCTTCAGTTTTTCGATGGGCTGAATGATCGCCTGAGCGTAGGCGCCGGTGTTGTACAGCGTGTAGCTGTCGTCGTTCTGCGTACGTGCCGGCGGCGCGTCGAAGTCGGTGGGGATGCCGAAGTTGTAGCGATAGCGGCGGTATTCGTTGTTCTGCTGCTCGTAGTTGACGCCACCATCGAGGGTGAGCATCTCGTGGGCGCGCCAGGTCAGGTTGCTCAGCACGCCGGTCTGCCGTTCCTGCCACTGGCGGCGCTGGCGTGGGGCGTTGCCGACCGGGTAGTCGGTGAAGGTCACGGTGCGGTCATCGTCGTAGCTGTTGTAGTACAGCTTGTTGCTCAGGCTCAGGTCGTCGCTGAGCTGGAAATCGGCATGCCCGCTGAGGTGCTTCATGTCGCGGTCGTCGCCGTCGTTGGCGTTCTTCGCCGGCGACTGCGTGCGGCTGGCGGCCAGTTGCCGTGCGGTGAGAAAGCCCGGTTCCTCGGCTTCGTGATGATAGAGGCGGGCGACCACGCCGAGCTTCATGGTCTGCTCGTCATCGGTGACGAACCACTTGCCGCCCAGTGAGTATTTGTTGGAGTCGCTGTGGTCACGGAAGCCGTCGGAGTCCTGCTTGGCCAGGAAGTAGTTCTGCGCGAAATTGCCTTCCTCGTGGCCCACCGCCAGCTGGAATTCGCGGGTGTTGAAGCTGCCGTAGGTCAGGCGGCCATCGGTGTAGTTGCCGCCCTGGCGGGTGACGAAGTTGATGTTGCCGCCGATGTTGTGCAGGCCGTAGCGCGGATCGTTGGTGCCGCGCACCACTTCGATGTAGTCCAGATCCAGCGGGAAGACCATGTCGATGAAGCGTTGGTTGCCGCTGTTGACGTTGCTCGGCACGCCGTCGATCAGCGTCTTGATGCCATTGATGTAACCCTCGCCATTGAAGGCGCGGAAGGTCACCTTGCCCGATTCGGCGCCCATGCGCGTCTCGGTCAGCTGAATGCCGGGCATTTGGCCCACCAGTTCCCAACTGTTCATCACGGTTTTGTCCTCGATCTTGTCGCTGCCCATGATGTCGACCGACGTCAGGATGCTGTCGGTGCGCAGTGTGCCCGTGGCGTCTGGGGTGACGTAGAGCGAGCCGAGCGAGACGGTGGAGTTGCCGGGCGAGGCTGCATGGATCTGAGATGTGACCAGTGCGGTCATGACGGCGAGGGAGGCCGAAGTGGCTTTCATGAGGGGTCCTAGCGTTGCGTTTTCTAAGTGTTGGGAGGTCGTTGCGTTGTCTCGCAGCTGGTGCTCCAGAGCGCGCGAGTTGCTGTGTTGTATCGGGGCATCGCGGAAAGGTGCTGGTAAAGATGTTATATCATAACAATTTTCTTGTGCTCGACCAGCCGTTGATGGTTGCTTGATGACGGCGAGAAGTTCTAGCTAGAGCGGTTGGCTGTGCAACAGCCGGCGCAATGGCCTATCAACGTGGGTTGCAGCGGCATGAACGATTAGACGACAGCCTGCTAATGGCGTATCAATATCAGGCGTCTTTCGCGTTTCCATCCAGGCAGAATCACTATGCAGTCCCTGTGTTCGGTCACCGCGCCTGGCAGCGCCAATGATGAGCGGCTCGATGGGTTGGTACGCCTGCTTGGCCGGCACTTCGGTGCGGTCGCCGTACTGATTTCTGGCAGTGCAGGTTCACGGCACATCTGGGCCAGCCACGAGCTGAGCGATGTACAATTGACGAAGATCGACGATGCCTGCGCCACTACGCTGGCCTGGCCGCTGCCGACGTACGAGGGTGAGGCGCTCGGTACCTTGTATTTGCTGTGCGAGCAGCCGCGTGAGCTCGATGCCGAAGCACACGAAGCGCTACAGGATTTTGCCAACCTCGCTCACGACCTGTTGGCGCGTGAGGCGGATGATGCCCGGCAACGTCATGAAATTGCCGCCCTGCAGGGTAGCGAACGGCGCATGGCGCTGGCCATCGCCGGCAGTGGCACCGGTATCTGGGACCGTAAC harbors:
- a CDS encoding DUF1624 domain-containing protein; amino-acid sequence: MPSNRLLSIDALRGLVILFMLLDHVRETFYLHQQVGDPMDVTATEPALFFSRTLAHLCAPVFILLTGLSAFLYGEKQMSRAATSAFLFKRGLFLVLLEFTLVNFAWTFQFPPTVIYLQVIWAIGLSMLALSLLLWLPRAWLAVLGLTLVAGHNLLDGLHFGVESAMHIPWAVLHDRGWLEFSDSLRLRTSYPVLPWIGVIALGYVIGPWFRSSRDPRQRLQWLQLSGLGALALFVVLRLVNGYGEKPWTVGASGLQTLMSLLNITKYPPSLLFLALTLGVGLLLLAAFERRNEGRMVCTLAVFGSAPMFFYLLHLYVLKLLYIAAFAIWGANQGHYFGFASMVWVWAATVVLAVLLFPPTQWFARLKAQRRDIRWLKYF
- a CDS encoding S8/S53 family peptidase → MLPNRVVLSALVMAVLCPLANAQDALRIQSLQRCGDLLAGEKQEWCLQVRGLGEALPKLRLGEDTLLAAAVQRSGDTLRLQLNSNEHRSAPLWLEDGARASNPVWLSLHRSHVLAAGPDEVAKNMDGLTTYVDLVSLLIEESHDGLDEARRLAKKYDAKVVGAIPPLNVYQLRLPVKDLTERDALVLRIGNETSVDAVVVEESAPERGEESEAARKPARKPEKNSEEWAANRFMDAVNYYQRRIPAGDSPIEAERIRVGVIERNVDFDAPDFADYLGACPDGKPRTCVYARDADKPDNHGSTVAGILAAHWDKGGNTGFLRGMDKASNGFDVIVERNSDAGITANIAASVNLVEDGVRVLNWSWGIHRVGTRNVEGDEIDSLVRSGIAMSGYEELLEEFFLWLREEHPDVLVINSAGNGSSYSGRDEYRLPSSFITEQLLVVGGHQRSKKDEVEIDDPSYVVKRNSSNVDMRVDITAAACAQASTHEVDVTGDVHCGTSYATPLVTGVVAAMLSINPDLQPEQVRMLLRRSAMTIGGEYDFEPMDAEDLTAPILPSERNYELSDKDVGRSARLDMQKALDLAVQSRDRVR
- a CDS encoding TonB-dependent receptor, with protein sequence MKATSASLAVMTALVTSQIHAASPGNSTVSLGSLYVTPDATGTLRTDSILTSVDIMGSDKIEDKTVMNSWELVGQMPGIQLTETRMGAESGKVTFRAFNGEGYINGIKTLIDGVPSNVNSGNQRFIDMVFPLDLDYIEVVRGTNDPRYGLHNIGGNINFVTRQGGNYTDGRLTYGSFNTREFQLAVGHEEGNFAQNYFLAKQDSDGFRDHSDSNKYSLGGKWFVTDDEQTMKLGVVARLYHHEAEEPGFLTARQLAASRTQSPAKNANDGDDRDMKHLSGHADFQLSDDLSLSNKLYYNSYDDDRTVTFTDYPVGNAPRQRRQWQERQTGVLSNLTWRAHEMLTLDGGVNYEQQNNEYRRYRYNFGIPTDFDAPPARTQNDDSYTLYNTGAYAQAIIQPIEKLKIIPAYRVDKFSGNTELMSGEKAKLQDYGWIEQPKLSVVYSITPDTNVYANWGRTFQILTGSEGPAYVTTGQAAYKPSINTGKEVGVKFKPFAGSEARIAVWQQDATDEVSNMPATGTTVGLGETRRRGVDMQITAQLNPQWTVWGSHAIQQAKVRSAFTDGGRSLAGNEVISTPRYISNAGVDYQLNDAWRFGLQARAQGDYYIDTLNEQGKYGGFAVLDANVRYQVSATTSLDLQLKNLTDREYEYVWFDNFFWGGDDQPMFSPAPGRSAYLSVNMKL
- a CDS encoding GNAT family N-acetyltransferase, which codes for MDEHRIETERLTLRPPQPQDADEVQRLAGDFRIADVTSSIPHPYPPELAQRWIERCVQEWASGAAANFIITESGSGLLVGSIALKDIGRGEAEVGYWIGVPYWSRGYASEACNALVDFAFRQLRLRRLHASHLARNPQSGRVLFKAGFRHLGLGRSACGAQGKVEPVELYERVSGE